A genomic region of Catharus ustulatus isolate bCatUst1 chromosome 32, bCatUst1.pri.v2, whole genome shotgun sequence contains the following coding sequences:
- the SSR4 gene encoding translocon-associated protein subunit delta produces the protein MAGAGVLPLLLLLLAASGAAGEPCPEPTIAPSYYTTSDAVIASESVFVVEISLVCKNGAQNVALYADVNGKQFPVTRGQDVGRYQVSWSLEHRQAQSGTYEVKFFDEESYSALRKAQRNNEDVSRIRPLFTVNVDHRGAWNGPWVSTEVVAAAIGLLVYYLAFSTKSSIQA, from the exons ATGGCGGGTGCCGGGGTgctcccgctgctgctgctgctgctggcggcgAGCGGGGCCGCGG GCGAGCCGTGCCCCGAGCCCACCATCGCCCCCTCCTATTACACCACCTCGGACGCCGTCATCGCCTCCGAGAGCGTCTTCGTGGTGGAGATCTCCCTGGTGTGCAAGAACGGcgctcag AACGTGGCTCTTTACGCCGATGTGAACGGGAAGCAGTTCCCGGTGACCCGCGGGCAGGACGTGGGCAGGTACCAG gtgtcctGGAGCCTGGAGCACCGCCAGGCGCAGTCGGGCACCTACGAGGTGAAATTCTTCGATGAGGAATCCTACAGCGCCCTGCGCAAg GCCCAGAGGAACAACGAGGACGTGTCGCGGATCCGGCCGCTCTTCACCGTCAACGTCGATCAcagg gGAGCCTGGAACGGGCCCTGGGTGTCCACGGAGGTGGTGGCAGCTGCCATCGGGCTGCTTGTTTATTACCTGGCCTTCAGCACCAAGAGCAGCATCCAGGCCTGA